The Arachis hypogaea cultivar Tifrunner chromosome 16, arahy.Tifrunner.gnm2.J5K5, whole genome shotgun sequence genome contains a region encoding:
- the LOC112757540 gene encoding uncharacterized protein, giving the protein MCYFIYLDIDKSWITKPRGSVEYRDGLNIFLDFAFVNASSDGMIHCPCPMCGFRFFQTREDAYDHLLMKPFPPNYTFWLHHGERIVDERPSGREELDPTINSGDQMCDMIHDAFDLPGLQSEDEDPMDGHARDVADGLPYLSDEPSHEARAFQDLLKDGEQELYPGCSRFSKLSFLVRLYHIKCMCGVSNKAFGLILELLRDAFEHAQIPKTLHDAKRIIRKLGIEYKKIDACPNDCMLYQGSDHDLSRCKRCGASKWKQKTRKNSVVRINVIVKKNGKPQAAKVLRYFPLIPRLQQLSMSRKTAVDILWHKRGTNSDGFLRHPKDGEG; this is encoded by the coding sequence ATGTGCTATTTCATTTACTTAGACATTGATAAGAGCTGGATTACAAAGCCACGAGGTAGTGTAGAATATAGGGATGGACTGAATATATTCCTAGACTTCGCATTTGTCAATGCATCATCCGATGGGATGATACATTGTCCATGCCCTATGTGTGGGTTCCGGTTTTTCCAGACTAGAGAAGATGCATACGATCATCTTCTGATGAAACCATTTCCCCCTAACTATACCTTTTGGTTACATCACGGTGAGAGGATCGTAGACGAGAGGCCCAGCGGTAGGGAAGAACTAGATCCCACTATAAATTCAGGAGATCAAATGTGTGACATGATCCACGACGCATTCGATTTGCCGGGACTGCAGAGTGAGGATGAAGATCCCATGGATGGGCATGCTAGAGACGTTGCGGATGGGTTGCCGTACTTATCTGATGAACCTAGTCATGAGGCTCGTGCCTTTCAAGACTTGCTTAAGGACGGCGAGCAGGAATTATATCCGGGATGTTCAAGATTCTCGAAGCTGTCTTTCCTGGTGAGGCTGTACCATATAAAGTGCATGTGTGGAGTGAGCAACAAGGCTTTTGGATTGATTCTAGAGCTATTAAGGGATGCCTTTGAGCATGCACAGATTCCGAAGACCTTGCACGATGCCAAGAGGATCATAAGGAAGTTGGGTATTGAGTACAAGAAGATAGATGCATGTCCGAATGACTGCATGCTATACCAGGGTTCCGACCATGACCTGTCTAGATGTAAACGGTGTGGAGCATCCAAGTGGAAGCAGAAGACCAGGAAGAATTCTGTAGTAAGGATCAACGTCATTGTCAAGAAGAATGGTAAACCTCAGGCGGCGAAAGTTCTTCGTTATTTTCCTCTGATTCCACGGTTGCAGCAGTTATCCATGTCTAGAAAGACAGCTGTGGACATATTGTGGCACAAGAGAGGCACCAACTCTGACGGTTTCTTGAGGCATCCCAAAGACGGCGAGGGTTAG